GGCCGTACTGGCCAACCCAGGATGGGCAACCCAAGTACCATCGTGGCCATTGTTGGCTTCCAGTGACTTGTCGGTCTGGATTTTGTTGAGCACCCATTCGTTACGCTCAGGGTCTTTCGACGGAATAAAGGCGGCCATCCCTCCCATTGCGAACGCCCCTCGGCGGTGGCAGGTTTTCACCAGTAGGCGTGAATAGGCATTGAGGAAGGGTTTTTCCATTGTGACGACCTGTCGGTCCGGCAAAATACGGTCTGGGTGATTTCGCAATGTCTTGATATAGCTAAAAATGTAATCCCATCGACCACAATTGAGGCCAACAATGTGCTCTTTGAGGCTATAGAGGATCTCATCCATCTCAAACACTGCCGGCAAGGTTTCAATCAACACCGTCGCTTTGATAGTGCCTCTTTCCAGCCCAAAGGTATCTTCCGTAAAGCTGAACACCTCACTCCACCAAGCGGCTTCCTGATAAGCTTGTAGTTTAGGAAGGTAGAAGTAGGGGCCGCTGCCTTTTTGTAGCAGTTGCTGATAGTTATGATAGAAATACAGGGCAAAATCGAACAGGCACCCCGGAATTGGCTCTCCCTGCCACAGCAAATGCTTTTCAGGTAAATGCAAACCACGTACCCGGCAGATCAGTACCGCCGGATCGTCTTTGAGCTGATAGTGCTTGCCGGTCTCTGGATTGGTGTAAGAAATGGTGCCATTTACCGCATCCTTTAAGTTTTGCTGCCCAGCAAGAACTTCTCCCCACGCCGGAGCAAAGGAGTCCTCAAAATCGGCCATGAAAACTTTGACGTCGGCATTGAGGGCATTGATCACCATCTTGCGCTCTACAGGTCCGGTGATCTCCACCCGGCGATCCTGCAAGTCTTGCGGAATATTCTGAATCGTCCACGAGCGATTTCTGATCTCCGCCGTCTCAGGAAGGAAGTCGGGAAGGCTGCCGGCATCGATGGCTGACTGGCGAGATTCGCGTGTCGCCAGCAACTCAGGAACCCGTCCAG
This Photobacterium gaetbulicola Gung47 DNA region includes the following protein-coding sequences:
- a CDS encoding malate synthase (COG2225), whose product is MENELSTNHEVKLSLQTPLSAEQADILNDEVLAFLERLVQRFAGRVPELLATRESRQSAIDAGSLPDFLPETAEIRNRSWTIQNIPQDLQDRRVEITGPVERKMVINALNADVKVFMADFEDSFAPAWGEVLAGQQNLKDAVNGTISYTNPETGKHYQLKDDPAVLICRVRGLHLPEKHLLWQGEPIPGCLFDFALYFYHNYQQLLQKGSGPYFYLPKLQAYQEAAWWSEVFSFTEDTFGLERGTIKATVLIETLPAVFEMDEILYSLKEHIVGLNCGRWDYIFSYIKTLRNHPDRILPDRQVVTMEKPFLNAYSRLLVKTCHRRGAFAMGGMAAFIPSKDPERNEWVLNKIQTDKSLEANNGHDGTWVAHPGLASTARAVFDDVLGERSNQLDISRSDDAPITAEMLLEPCEGDRTEEGMRHNIRVAVQYIEAWISGNGCVPIYGLMEDAATAEISRASIWQWIKHGKTLSNGSVVTKALFEQMLEEEMQVLEQELGREHFQQGRYREAAVLMSQLTTSDELVNFLTLPGYEYLP